The DNA segment ACAAAACTTCAAATTTCCAGGCTCTCTCTAAATACCAGATATctttccacctcctcctcacagGGGACCAGGACGCCTCCGTAGAGGACCATCAGGCTACTGAGACAGTCAACATTCCTCTAGAGTCTGACGGGGAGATGGATGTCTTCTCCTTGGCACCTCACTGGTATCCCCTGTCCTCTCGGATTAGACGAGCTGCTGGAAAAATATCTGATATTTGCTGTGAGAAAGGATGCAGCATGAAAGAACTTATCCAATTTTGCTAGATACAGCTCATTACCTGTCATATATCTGTGCTGGGACGTT comes from the Plectropomus leopardus isolate mb chromosome 12, YSFRI_Pleo_2.0, whole genome shotgun sequence genome and includes:
- the insl3 gene encoding insulin-like 3 (Leydig cell), whose product is MSAAKCVVSLMVVLVAAVCVAHAQERIKMCGRDLIRLAVSSCGSSRLRRSIPDVDLGQHQYTSHWDQDASVEDHQATETVNIPLESDGEMDVFSLAPHWYPLSSRIRRAAGKISDICCEKGCSMKELIQFC